A window of the Neochlamydia sp. AcF84 genome harbors these coding sequences:
- a CDS encoding leucine-rich repeat domain-containing protein — MHHISSASIESLPNELLLPILEACAVPSLFSVCKRWHHLLATEFMPSLYKKIAQLHFPRGDATTQQTLMLAKVYQLNHVPTSTEKVYLSFKQVFTLSKSISPLESKEKTEEKKGLTLANYSYYLVNINRLLLWKKLPGGREYLSRAEIKHLPLEKKGELLRDWIEENCKNTTTLYLSSAGLSSVGLTFLPPEIFQLSQLQILYLSRNHLTALPAEIGQLSQLQTLYLDQNQLTALPAEIGQLTQLQKLYLNQNQLTPLPTEIGQLTQLQKLCLNQNQLTSLPAEIGQLSKLKGLYLDQNQLTALPTEIGQLSQLEEFYLNQNQLTSLPAEIGQLSQLQKLCLNHNQLTSLPAEIGQLSKL, encoded by the coding sequence ATGCATCATATCTCTTCAGCCTCTATTGAAAGCTTACCCAATGAATTGCTACTCCCTATCTTAGAGGCTTGCGCAGTTCCTTCCTTATTTAGTGTCTGTAAGAGATGGCATCATCTGCTAGCTACTGAATTCATGCCTTCTCTTTATAAAAAAATAGCACAGCTTCATTTCCCAAGGGGAGATGCTACTACCCAGCAAACTCTTATGTTAGCTAAAGTTTATCAACTCAATCATGTACCTACCTCTACTGAAAAAGTCTATCTATCTTTTAAACAAGTTTTTACCTTATCTAAATCTATTTCTCCTTTAGAATCTAAAGAGAAAACAGAAGAAAAAAAAGGCTTAACGCTGGCTAATTACTCTTACTATCTTGTAAATATTAATCGCCTTTTACTTTGGAAAAAACTTCCTGGTGGGAGAGAATACTTGAGCCGAGCAGAAATTAAGCACTTGCCTCTAGAGAAAAAAGGAGAGCTACTTAGAGATTGGATTGAGGAAAATTGTAAAAATACCACGACTTTATATTTATCTAGCGCAGGCTTATCTAGCGTAGGCTTGACTTTTTTACCTCCAGAAATATTCCAGTTATCTCAGCTGCAAATCCTTTACTTAAGCCGAAACCATCTTACCGCTCTGCCTGCAGAAATCGGGCAGCTATCTCAGCTGCAAACGCTTTACTTAGATCAAAACCAGCTCACCGCCCTGCCTGCAGAAATCGGGCAACTGACTCAGCTGCAAAAGCTTTACTTAAATCAAAACCAGCTCACCCCCCTGCCTACTGAAATCGGGCAACTGACTCAGCTGCAAAAGCTTTGCTTAAATCAAAACCAGCTTACCAGCCTTCCTGCAGAAATCGGGCAGCTATCCAAGCTGAAAGGGCTTTACTTAGATCAAAACCAGCTCACCGCTCTGCCTACAGAAATCGGGCAACTATCTCAGCTGGAAGAGTTTTACTTAAATCAAAATCAGCTCACCAGCCTTCCTGCAGAAATCGGGCAACTGTCTCAGCTGCAAAAGCTTTGCTTAAATCATAACCAGCTCACCAGTCTGCCTGCAGAAATCGGGCAGCTATCCAAGCTGTAA
- a CDS encoding phosphatidylglycerol lysyltransferase domain-containing protein, which yields MIIRPLALEHQPLLSPAWRDLCVTYDLRFAEYSFANAFLFRKKYAYQFVECSTPCLQGRWQNNECFVIPSVPPKQVKFKLSQLVPGCICSFFPLPDAWAEECQKMNMSLASCRADTDYLFRKSKLQTLQGRKLSSRRNLLNQLENKCFLESKEIKEENIQEALELLEKWQSQRKDSKETTDYDSCLEALTLISKLHLFGRIAYADGQAFGFTLGELLTPKTALLHFTKALTTTKGATPYLYRDFALNLPESVQWINLEQDLGIPTLRQAKIAYNPDLLLTKWKAS from the coding sequence ATGATTATAAGACCCCTTGCATTAGAGCATCAGCCTCTTCTCTCGCCGGCTTGGCGAGATCTATGTGTAACCTATGACTTGCGTTTTGCCGAGTATAGCTTTGCCAATGCTTTTTTATTCCGAAAAAAATATGCTTATCAGTTTGTGGAATGCTCAACTCCCTGCCTTCAAGGAAGATGGCAGAATAATGAGTGTTTTGTCATTCCTAGTGTGCCTCCTAAGCAAGTAAAATTTAAACTTTCCCAGCTTGTGCCAGGCTGCATCTGCAGTTTTTTTCCTCTGCCGGATGCTTGGGCAGAAGAGTGTCAAAAGATGAATATGTCTTTGGCCTCCTGCCGAGCCGATACAGACTATCTTTTTCGCAAATCCAAACTGCAAACCTTACAGGGTAGAAAATTAAGCAGCCGAAGAAATTTATTAAATCAGCTAGAAAATAAATGTTTTCTTGAATCTAAAGAAATTAAAGAGGAAAACATACAAGAGGCTTTGGAGCTACTGGAGAAATGGCAATCGCAAAGGAAAGATTCTAAAGAAACAACCGACTACGACTCTTGTTTAGAAGCATTAACGTTAATCTCAAAGCTCCATCTTTTTGGAAGAATAGCATATGCTGATGGCCAAGCTTTTGGATTTACGCTGGGTGAACTTCTGACTCCAAAGACAGCTTTATTGCATTTCACCAAAGCTTTAACCACAACTAAAGGGGCGACACCCTATCTTTATCGAGATTTTGCATTAAACCTACCTGAGAGTGTGCAGTGGATCAACTTGGAGCAAGATTTAGGGATTCCTACTCTTAGACAAGCTAAAATTGCATACAATCCTGATCTATTGTTAACTAAATGGAAAGCTTCATAA
- a CDS encoding DNA-3-methyladenine glycosylase I: MKKDLTNPQERSRCAWVPKDHQLYEEYHDNEWGVAVHDDLKHFEFLVLESAQAGLSWETILKRRLNYAKAFANFNWLEVAKFTQEQVEDLMKNPGIIKNRLKIHATIHNAQRFMEVREEFGTFDAYVWQFVGGKTKNNYRKSIKEVPAETEESRALSKDLRRRNFKFVGPTIMYAYMQAVGMVNDHTQDCFCYVHET; this comes from the coding sequence ATGAAAAAAGATTTAACTAACCCACAAGAACGCTCAAGATGTGCTTGGGTGCCCAAAGATCATCAACTTTATGAAGAATATCACGATAATGAATGGGGTGTCGCCGTCCATGACGATCTTAAGCATTTCGAGTTTTTAGTTTTAGAGAGTGCCCAAGCCGGTCTCAGTTGGGAGACGATCCTTAAGCGCCGTCTAAATTATGCCAAAGCCTTTGCTAATTTTAACTGGCTAGAAGTAGCTAAGTTCACTCAGGAGCAAGTAGAAGATCTAATGAAAAATCCAGGGATTATCAAAAATCGTTTAAAAATTCATGCGACCATCCACAACGCTCAAAGATTCATGGAGGTACGTGAAGAATTTGGGACCTTTGATGCTTACGTTTGGCAATTTGTAGGAGGGAAAACTAAGAATAATTACCGGAAAAGTATCAAAGAAGTTCCTGCTGAGACAGAAGAGTCACGAGCCCTGAGTAAGGATTTACGCCGCCGGAATTTCAAATTTGTAGGCCCTACTATCATGTATGCTTATATGCAAGCAGTGGGTATGGTTAACGATCATACACAAGACTGCTTTTGCTATGTCCATGAAACTTAA
- a CDS encoding aquaporin — translation MNIAWLLAEFIGTFTLIFIGAGSICLNEMTHGGVGLLGIAVAHGLAIAVMISALAHISGGKFNPAVSVAVWASGQQSTILTFAEIVAQLLGAIVGAFALQWVFPATTISMAKLGTPVIETSLSSFVGIFTEAILTFLLVLVVYGTVVDTRGDSKGMSGLAIGGFILCGILMGGGITGAAMNPARAFGPALISGEWAYQYVYWIGPIIGGLLAGILYSRLLMKSKL, via the coding sequence ATGAATATAGCTTGGTTGTTAGCAGAGTTTATCGGCACGTTTACTCTCATCTTTATTGGTGCTGGATCCATTTGCTTAAATGAGATGACCCATGGGGGAGTGGGGTTGTTAGGAATCGCTGTTGCTCATGGCCTTGCTATTGCAGTCATGATATCAGCATTGGCACACATTTCGGGAGGAAAGTTCAATCCCGCAGTGAGTGTGGCAGTGTGGGCTAGTGGCCAGCAAAGTACAATTCTTACCTTTGCTGAAATAGTCGCTCAACTTTTAGGCGCTATTGTAGGAGCTTTTGCTTTACAGTGGGTATTTCCTGCCACTACTATTTCTATGGCTAAGTTAGGAACTCCTGTTATAGAGACTAGCTTATCTAGTTTCGTAGGAATTTTTACTGAAGCTATATTGACTTTTCTACTTGTGCTAGTGGTGTATGGAACGGTTGTAGACACACGAGGGGATTCTAAAGGCATGAGTGGGCTTGCGATCGGGGGTTTTATCTTATGTGGCATATTGATGGGAGGAGGAATAACAGGTGCTGCCATGAATCCTGCTAGAGCTTTTGGCCCAGCTCTGATATCAGGCGAATGGGCTTATCAATATGTCTACTGGATAGGGCCTATAATAGGTGGACTTCTAGCGGGAATCTTATATAGCCGCCTACTGATGAAGAGCAAGCTTTAA